The window TGGCCTCGCCGGGGAAGTCGAAGCGCCAGCGGCCGTGCGGCCAGATGTCGCTGGCGACGGCGACCGGGGCGTCCAGGTCGACGAGCGCCCGGCCCTGCTCGACGTGGAGCTCGACGAAGGCGCCGATGCGGCCCAGCGTCTCGGGGTCGGGGCCGAGCTCGGCGGGGTCGCGGCCGGCGGCGCGCAGGGCGTCGGCGTAGGTCGTGCCGTCGGCGTCGGTCAGCGCCAGCGCCCGCTCGGGGGCGAGCTGGCCGGTGAGCACCCGCGAGCCGGCGCAGGCGATGCCGAAGCGGGCGCCCTCCTCGTCGACGAAGTTGGTCACGGCGACCGGCACCTGCGGGGTCACGCCCGCGGCGCGGAGCAGGTCGACCGCAGCGAGCGACGACACCACCCCGAGCGGGCCGTCGAAGGCACCACCGTCGGGGACCGAGTCGAGGTGGGAGCCGATCACCAGCGCCTTGCGACCGGCCGCGACGGCCTCGTCGACGGTGCCCGGCCCGTCCCACCACCAGCCCCACTGGTTGCCCACGCGGTCTGTCGTCAGGTCGAGGCCGCGACGGGCGCACTCGGCCGCGAACCACTCCCGCAGGGTGTGGTCATCCGCGGTCCAGGCGAAGCGGCGGTAGCCGCCGCTGCTCGCCCGTCCGACCGGCTCGAGGTCGGACCACATGGAGTCGAACGCTGTGCTGCTCGCTCGGGTCGTCACGCCTCCGACTCTAGGAGGCGGGGCCTCTCGCGGGTCGCCCGACCTGTCGGCAGCGTCCGGGATGCGAGACGGGACCGGTCAGGCCGGCTCCGCGGCGCTCAGCCGCGCCGTGATGGTCGAGCACTCCACGCAGACGTCCTCGGGCACCACGCCGGCCTTCATGAGCCAGCCGAAGATCACGCAGCCGACGCACAGCCCGGCGAAGGCCTCGAGCGCCGGGAAGACCGCCATGACCACGGCGATCGCCACGACCCCGGTGATCAGCCAGCCCGCCCCGGTCGCCAGGTGCGCGAGCCACAGGACGGAGGCGGCGACCGTCATGGTCGCGCCGATGGCGGCGGCGAAGCGCTTGGGCGTGCCGGCGGTCGGGTGGGGCAGCGCCGTCACGCGGGGCCGGACCACCGCGGAGACGAAGCGTGCGACCGGGCTGGCCTTCGGGCCGAGGGCGGCGCGGAGGGTGAAGTCGACGGCGAGCGGCAGGAAGAGCCACCACTGCTGGAGGGCGAGGCTCGCCAGGACCACGACGAGGACGACGCCGGCGATGAGGCGGACGGTGACGTCGTCGACGACGGCGGGGAATCGGGACTGCATCTTCATATTATGCAGCCTCCAACCCCGAGTTATGCAATCGCGCCGTCCGACCGCATCAGGATGGCGCGGGTAGCGTGGCGGCATGAGCGAGGAACGCGCCCTGGCCGCGGTCGTCAGCAGCGGCCTGGAGTATGCCGTCACCCGCCACGGCCGCGTCGGCTCGCTGGCCGAGGCGGCCGAGGCCCGCGGCGTCGAGCCGCGCGACATCGTCAAGACCCTGGTCGTGCGCCGCGGCGAGGACGACTACCTCTTCGTGCTGGTCCCGGGCGACCGGGAGATCTCCTGGCCCAAGCTCCGCGCGGTGCTCGGCGTCAACCGGTTGTCGATGCCGGACGCCGAGGTGGCGCGCGAGGTGACGGGCTACGAGCGCGGCACGATCACGCCCTTCGGCGCGACGACGGCCTGGCCGGTCGTCGCCGACGAGACGCTCGCCGGCGACGCGGAGCGGCAGATCTCCCTCGGCGCCGGCGCCCACGGCGTCGCCGTGACGGTGACGGCCGAGGCGGCCCTGGCCTACTGGAAGGCGCAGGTGGCCGACGTCACGGAGCCGTCAGCGGGTCGCTGACCGTCGACCGGCGACGCGCGCGGTCACGACGACCGTGCACCCCGTCGTAGAGACCGGCGGCGAGCACGCCATACATGGGGGCGTAGCCGATCTGGGCGAGCAGCAGGCCGAGCACGACCGGGCCCACCCCGACGCCGAGGTCGATCATGAAGTAGTGGGTGGAGATGGCCACGCCCATCCGGTGCCGCGGCACCCGGGTGACGGCGACCGTCTGCAGGGCCGACATCAGCGTGCCGAAGCCCAGGCCCATGAGACCGCCGGCGAGCACGAGGACCAGGTCCGAGCCCGCCACGGCGAGCAGGCCGAGGCTGAGCGCGAAGGCGACGATCGCGATGTAGACCACGAGGTTGTCGCCGCGGCGGTCCTGCAGCGGGCCGAGGACGATGCGGGCGACGAAGAGCACGACGGCGTAGGCCAGGAAGAAGACGCTGGCGCCGGTCTCGAGGCCCTTGTCGGCGGCGTAGGAGTTGAGGTAGGTGAGCACGCCGGAGTAGCCGACGGCCATGACGAGCATGAAGGTGGCGACGGGCAGCACCTGCGGGTGGAGCATGTCGCGCGGCGAGAAGCGCTTGAGGCGGGCGCGCTCGAGGGGTCGAGCTCGGGCTCGCGCGTGCGCGGGGGAACGGGTCTGAACCTCTCTTATCGCACGCGTCCGGGGATATTCCCGGGTCCCCGTCAGCGCTTGCTGACGTCGGGCAGGGTCCGCGCCACCGCGACCCCGACGCCGCCCAGCACCGCGAGGAAGACGAGGGCCACGACCGGCCCGAGCACCGCCAGCCCGCCCGAGACCGCGCCGACGACGAGCAGCAGCACGCCGATCGCGGTGTTGGACACCGCGACGTAGCGCGTGCGCCTCTCCTCCCCCGCCATGTCGACGACGTAGGTCTTGCGGGCGACCCGCACGCCGGTGTGCGCCAGCGCCAGCAGCAGGTAGGTCGTGGGGTAGAGCCACAGCCACGCGCCACCGCCGGAGGCCGGGCCCAGGTGCAGGAGCAGGAAGAGGACGAGCAGCACGGTCGCGGCCCCCGCGGCCCAGGTCATCAGCCGCTGCGACGACCGGTCGGCCAGCCGCCCGAAGATCCGGCCGCCCAGCAGGCCTGCCACGCCCTGGGCGACGACGAAGGGGCCCAGCCCCGACAGGCCGGTCTCCCCCGCCTGCGCGGCGAGGGTGACGACGAAGGGCGGCGCCAGGGCCGAGACGAGCAGCAGCCCGCGGGCCAGCACGAAGCGCCGGAACGGCCCGTCGTCGCGCAGCAGCTGCCAGGACGAGGCGACCCAGCCCTCCGCCGGCGGCTCGACCGGCTCGACCTCCGGCTCTCGGACCCCGGCGAAGACGATCAGCGCGAGCACCCAGGCCACCGCCGCCGCGGCGAGCAGCAGCGCGAGCACGTGGACCGAGACGTCCGAGCCGCCGAGGATCCGGATGCCGAGGCCGAGGGTGATCGCGACGGCGCCGGCAAAAAGTGTGGAGATGCCGTTGATCTGCCCACGCTCCCCCTTGGGCACCGTGCGGCCCAGCACGTCCTTGCCGGCGAGGGAGTTGAGCGAGCGGGCGAGCGCGAAGACCGCCAGGAAGAGGACGACCGTGACGCCCGCGGCCCAGCCCGAGAGTGCGGCGACGGCGCACGCCATACCCGCCGTGGCGAGGGCCTGGCCCGCGGCGCCCCAGAGCCAGAAGTGGCGGCGGCGGGGCGAGCGCTGCAGCACCGGCGACATCGCGGCCTGCGGCAGCATCGAGCCCGACTCGCGGACCGGCACGAGGAGGGCGAGGAAGGGGGCGGGCGCGCCGACCGCGGTGAGCGCCCAGGGCAGCACCGTCTTGGCGTTGACGACCTCGTCGCCCACCGACTGCAGGGTGTTGGCCGCGATCTGGCGCAGGCCGGCGGCACCGGTCCGGCGCTGCTCCTCGGGAGTCTGGTCGGAGCGGTCGGCGCGGACGAGCCGCTGGTAGACGCGGACGGACGTGGTCACGCCGTCATGGTGCCCCACCGCCGGGGGCCGGTCCCGTCCGGGCGGCCCGCGGGGTGGCCAGCAGCATGCCGCCGATGACGAGCACGCCGCCGAGCAGCTGGACGAGAGTCGGCGGGCGGCCCAGCACCGCCGAGATCAGCACGGTGAAGACGGTGACGAGGTTCATCGAGGTCGCGGCGGTGCCGGGCGAGACCCGCGGGACGGCCCAGTTCCAGCACAGGTAGGCGCCGATGGACGGGAAGACGACGATGTAGAGCAGGCCCCACCAGGTCGAGGACTCCGAGGGCAGCTGGAGCCCGGAGACCGCGACGACGGGGGCGAGGGCGAGCGTGACGAGCGCGGCCTGCGCGGCGGTCGCGGCCAGCGGCGGCAGCGTCAGGCGGCGGCCCGCGAGCGTGTAGACGGTCCAGGCCGCGACGGCCCCGAGCATGAGCAGGTCGCCCGGGTTGAGGCGCAGCCCGAGCAGCCGGTCGAGGTCGCCCTCGGTGAGCACGAGCAGCACCCCGACCAGGCCGAGGCCCACGCCGAGCCAGCCGCGGCGGGCGACCCTGGCCTGGCCGAGGAGGACGGCGGCGACGACGATCGCGGCGGGGTTGACCGCGTTGACGATCGAGGCGTTGACCGCGGAGGTATGGCGCAGCGCCAGGTAGAGCAGGAACGGATAGGCACCGAGGCCGACCAGCCCGACGGCGAGGAGGGTCCGCCACCGGCGCAGCAGCGCCCGCCAGTCGGGCCGCTCGACCAGGTGTGCGAGCACCAGGAGCGGCACGACGGCGGGCGCCCACCGCAGCCAGGTCATCGACAGCGGGTCGAGGCGGCGCACGACCTGCTCGCCGACGAGGTAGTTGCCCGCCCAGAAGAGCGCCGCGAGGGCGAGGAGCAGGACGGGCGGCACCCTCAGAGGGTAGGGGGAGCTAGAAGAGCCAGAGCGCCAGGGGGATGGCGAGCACGAGGCTCAGCACCACCCGGACGAACCAGATGACCAGCAGCTTCGGGATCGAGATCGGGAGCTGCGTCCCGAGCAGGCTGGGCACCATCGCCGAGAAGAAGATGACCTGCGAGACGCAGACCACGGCGACGACGAACTTCACCGACATCGCCGACCCGGCCACCAGCGCCGCCGGCAGGAACATCTCCGAGACGCCCAGCGCCGCGGCCTTGGCCACGAGCATCGGCTCGGGGATCTGCAGCGCCCAGGTCACCGGGTAGAAGAGGTAGCCCAGCCAGTCGAAGACGGGGGTGTACTTCGCCAGCACCAGGCCGATCAGGCCCACCGAGAGGATCGAGGGCAGGATCGCCATCGCCATGAGCAGGCCGTCCTTGAGGTTGGCCAGGACCGTCCGCCCGATGCCGGGGTCGGCGGCCACCGTGGCCCGCGCCTCCTGCCAGGCGGTCGCCAGCCGCGAGCCCTCGGGATCGGTCTCGGGCTGCGGGGTGGCGCCCTCGGCATACTCCTCGGGCTCGCGCGACAGCGGCCAGATCCGCACCGAGATCGCGGTGACGAGAAAGGTGATGACCAGCGTGGACCAGAAGTAGAGCGTCCAGTGGCCCATGAGGTCGAGCGCCTTGGCGACGACGATCATGAAGGTCGCCGAGACCGTCGAGAAGCCGGTCGCGATGACCATCGCCTCGCGGCGGTTGTACTTGCCCTCCAGGTAGACCCGGTTGGTGATGAGCAGCGCGAGCGAGTAGGACCCGACGAAGCTGGCGACCGCGTCGATGGCCGAGCGACCGGGCGTGCGGAAGAGCGGCACCATGATCGGCCGCACCATCACGCCGACGAACTCCATGAGCCCGTAGCCGACGAGCATCGCCAGGAAGACCGCGCCGATCGGCACGAGCAGCCCGACGGGCACGACCAGCGAGTTGAGCAGGAACGGCCCCATGTCGTCCTCGAAGAGCCACGCCGGGCCGACCTCGAGGACGAGCATGACCCCGACGACGAGGCCGACCACCCGCAGCACGGAGAAGACGGTCGTGGTGCGGTTGCGCCGCCAGGTGCCGCTCACCCACGGGTATGCCGCACCCGCCGCGATGAGGAGGAGGGCGTACCAGGGCAGCGCCGCCGGGACCGTCTCCCGGAGCCAGCTGACGATGTGGTCGAGCGGGATCGTGCTGCGCTCCCCGATCGTGATCGGCACGAAGAACATGACGATCCCGATCGCGGACAGCACGAAGAACTTCCACATCTGCGGCCGGGCGGTCTCGACCTTCCCCCCGAGATCCGTGGTCATGCCGGCTCGCCCTCCCGCATCGGGACGCGGACGCCGCGCTCCTGCGCGACC of the Ornithinimicrobium humiphilum genome contains:
- a CDS encoding aminoacyl-tRNA deacylase, translated to MSEERALAAVVSSGLEYAVTRHGRVGSLAEAAEARGVEPRDIVKTLVVRRGEDDYLFVLVPGDREISWPKLRAVLGVNRLSMPDAEVAREVTGYERGTITPFGATTAWPVVADETLAGDAERQISLGAGAHGVAVTVTAEAALAYWKAQVADVTEPSAGR
- a CDS encoding DUF4395 domain-containing protein; translation: MQSRFPAVVDDVTVRLIAGVVLVVVLASLALQQWWLFLPLAVDFTLRAALGPKASPVARFVSAVVRPRVTALPHPTAGTPKRFAAAIGATMTVAASVLWLAHLATGAGWLITGVVAIAVVMAVFPALEAFAGLCVGCVIFGWLMKAGVVPEDVCVECSTITARLSAAEPA
- a CDS encoding YjiH family protein → MTTDLGGKVETARPQMWKFFVLSAIGIVMFFVPITIGERSTIPLDHIVSWLRETVPAALPWYALLLIAAGAAYPWVSGTWRRNRTTTVFSVLRVVGLVVGVMLVLEVGPAWLFEDDMGPFLLNSLVVPVGLLVPIGAVFLAMLVGYGLMEFVGVMVRPIMVPLFRTPGRSAIDAVASFVGSYSLALLITNRVYLEGKYNRREAMVIATGFSTVSATFMIVVAKALDLMGHWTLYFWSTLVITFLVTAISVRIWPLSREPEEYAEGATPQPETDPEGSRLATAWQEARATVAADPGIGRTVLANLKDGLLMAMAILPSILSVGLIGLVLAKYTPVFDWLGYLFYPVTWALQIPEPMLVAKAAALGVSEMFLPAALVAGSAMSVKFVVAVVCVSQVIFFSAMVPSLLGTQLPISIPKLLVIWFVRVVLSLVLAIPLALWLF
- a CDS encoding DMT family transporter — encoded protein: MPPVLLLALAALFWAGNYLVGEQVVRRLDPLSMTWLRWAPAVVPLLVLAHLVERPDWRALLRRWRTLLAVGLVGLGAYPFLLYLALRHTSAVNASIVNAVNPAAIVVAAVLLGQARVARRGWLGVGLGLVGVLLVLTEGDLDRLLGLRLNPGDLLMLGAVAAWTVYTLAGRRLTLPPLAATAAQAALVTLALAPVVAVSGLQLPSESSTWWGLLYIVVFPSIGAYLCWNWAVPRVSPGTAATSMNLVTVFTVLISAVLGRPPTLVQLLGGVLVIGGMLLATPRAARTGPAPGGGAP
- a CDS encoding allantoate amidohydrolase, which gives rise to MTTRASSTAFDSMWSDLEPVGRASSGGYRRFAWTADDHTLREWFAAECARRGLDLTTDRVGNQWGWWWDGPGTVDEAVAAGRKALVIGSHLDSVPDGGAFDGPLGVVSSLAAVDLLRAAGVTPQVPVAVTNFVDEEGARFGIACAGSRVLTGQLAPERALALTDADGTTYADALRAAGRDPAELGPDPETLGRIGAFVELHVEQGRALVDLDAPVAVASDIWPHGRWRFDFPGEANHAGTTRLVDRRDAMLGYADLVLGARHVATQRGCVATVGKVHVTPGGVNAIPSHVTGWLDARGADEDQVVAMVEELTARAGEMGATVTQESWTPTTRFDAALSERLRRVLDRDAAVSAPVLGTGAGHDAGILATAGVPSAMLFVRNPTGVSHSPAEHAEADDCHAGVEALAACVQDLTTEGAA
- a CDS encoding MFS transporter, whose translation is MTGTREYPRTRAIREVQTRSPAHARARARPLERARLKRFSPRDMLHPQVLPVATFMLVMAVGYSGVLTYLNSYAADKGLETGASVFFLAYAVVLFVARIVLGPLQDRRGDNLVVYIAIVAFALSLGLLAVAGSDLVLVLAGGLMGLGFGTLMSALQTVAVTRVPRHRMGVAISTHYFMIDLGVGVGPVVLGLLLAQIGYAPMYGVLAAGLYDGVHGRRDRARRRSTVSDPLTAP
- a CDS encoding MFS transporter yields the protein MTTSVRVYQRLVRADRSDQTPEEQRRTGAAGLRQIAANTLQSVGDEVVNAKTVLPWALTAVGAPAPFLALLVPVRESGSMLPQAAMSPVLQRSPRRRHFWLWGAAGQALATAGMACAVAALSGWAAGVTVVLFLAVFALARSLNSLAGKDVLGRTVPKGERGQINGISTLFAGAVAITLGLGIRILGGSDVSVHVLALLLAAAAVAWVLALIVFAGVREPEVEPVEPPAEGWVASSWQLLRDDGPFRRFVLARGLLLVSALAPPFVVTLAAQAGETGLSGLGPFVVAQGVAGLLGGRIFGRLADRSSQRLMTWAAGAATVLLVLFLLLHLGPASGGGAWLWLYPTTYLLLALAHTGVRVARKTYVVDMAGEERRTRYVAVSNTAIGVLLLVVGAVSGGLAVLGPVVALVFLAVLGGVGVAVARTLPDVSKR